A region of Vitis vinifera cultivar Pinot Noir 40024 chromosome 15, ASM3070453v1 DNA encodes the following proteins:
- the LOC132255172 gene encoding toMV resistant protein Tm-2 netted virescent-like, translating to MVEDVGAGPLQDHPFMVVNVETTWGDNRPGLEEFKKEIVAKCKGLPLTIVVLGGLLSLKDLTQDSWRKPCFLYCGVFPEDSEIKASELIRLWVAEGFVQKRGKETPEDIAEDYLYELIQRNMIQVADTRDDGRVKSCRIHDLLRDLAISEANEEKLFEVDENIDVDVLPTSVRRLISNINQTNSPHLKNSNIRSLILNRSIDEGDEDRSGVFLTPQVPLQIASSGNHPKTTRGNNTLSFESHATQTA from the exons ATGGTGGAGGACGTGGGTGCTGGACCACTTCAGGATCACCCCTTCATGGTGGTGAACGTGGAGACGACGTGGGGTGATAACAGGCCAGGGTTGGAGGAATTTAAAAAGGAGATTGTAGCAAAATGCAAAGGTTTACCTCTTACAATTGTGGTGCTTGGAGGACTTTTATCTCTGAAAGATCTGACACAAGACTCATGGCGGAAA CCCTGCTTTCTTTACTGTGGGGTCTTTCCGGAGGACTCAGAAATCAAAGCAAGTGAGTTGATTCGCTTGTGGGTTGCTGAAGGATTTGtacaaaaaaggggaaaagaaacGCCGGAAGACATTGCAGAAGACTACTTATACGAGTTGATCCAGAGAAACATGATTCAGGTGGCTGATACGAGAGACGATGGAAGGGTGAAGTCTTGCCGTATACACGACCTACTTCGAGATCTAGCCATTTCAGAAGCTAATGAAGAAAAACTTTTTGAGGTAGATGAAAACATTGATGTGGACGTGCTTCCTACTAGTGTTCGTCGACTGATCAGTAATATTAATCAGACTAACTCTCCGCATTTGAAAAATTCTAATATCCGATCTTTGATCCTCAATAGATCCATTGATGAAGGAGATGAG GATAGATCTGGAGTCTTTCTCACACCACAAGTGCCTCTACAAATTGCATCTAGTGGGAACCATCCCAAAACTACCCGTGGAAACAACACTCTATCCTTCGAATCTCATGCAACTCAAACTGCTTGA
- the LOC132255173 gene encoding putative late blight resistance protein homolog R1B-17, producing the protein MERVVVAIWGMGGLGKTTLAKKVSNDTDVRHHLPCLGLCISRGKRYLIVLDDIWNTDVWRRLRSYFPAESNKSRVLITTRREDIAVDAHSDCYKLQLLGEKESWDLFLNKAGIAARKSRIMVEDVGAGPLQDHPFMVVNVETTWGDNILPLGPHL; encoded by the exons ATGGAAAGAGTAGTGGTGGCCATCTGGGGAATGGGTGGCCTTGGCAAAACAACTCTTGCCAAGAAAGTTTCCAACGACACGGATGTTCGGCACCACTTGCCGTGCTTGGGTTTATGTATCTCAAGA GGAAAAAGGTACTTGATAGTACTTGATGATATATGGAACACCGATGTTTGGCGCCGGTTGAGGTCATATTTTCCTGCAGAATCAAATAAGAGCAGAGTGTTGATCACTACTCGCAGAGAAGATATTGCTGTGGATGCTCATTCAGATTGCTATAAACTTCAACTTCTGGGTGAAAAAGAAAGCTGGGATCTGTTTCTCAACAAAGCAGGGATTGCAGCA CGGAAAAGTAGGATCATGGTGGAGGACGTGGGTGCTGGACCACTTCAGGATCACCCCTTCATGGTGGTGAACGTGGAGACGACGTGGGGtgataacattctcccacttggtccacaCCTTTAA